The genomic segment CAACAGTAACACCAACAGGCCTTAAACCATCTTGATCATTACCATCATCCCAAACCTTAGTAACATTCAAATCAGTCACAGCAGGAACATGAGTATTAGATACAGTCCAGTTGTAAGCAGTACTATTAGAAACAACAGACACATAACCACCAACAACAGCAACTTCCTCAATAGTATAATTGATTAAATCACCATTACTATAAACAGGCAAATCAGTGAAAGTATGTTTCCAACCATTAGAAGCATTCAATACATACACAGCAACTACACCAACATCATCAGATAAAACAACAGTAACACCAACAGGCCTTAAACCATCTTGATCATTACCATCATCCCAAACCTTAGTAACATTCAAATCAGTCACAGCAGGAACATGAGTATTAGCATGAGTATTAGTAATAGTAAAGTTATCAACAGTGTTATTAACATATGAAACAGTATATTTGTCAACTACTTCCTCACTGAAGTTATACTTAATCTTCTTACCATCTTTATAAACATAAAGATCAGTGAAATAATAAGCCCACTTATTAGACTCATTCAATTCAACAGTCTGGTAAATAACACCATCAGCAAGCAAATTAACAACAACACTAACA from the uncultured Methanobrevibacter sp. genome contains:
- a CDS encoding Cna B-type domain-containing protein, which translates into the protein MLITLLIISPYNFTVTNSHIPEVTSVNVTKVWVDDGNRDGVRPVSVVVELYADGKLNATYTLTAADGWKHTFDNLYVYNNTKKVEYTIKEILNNGNYSVVVSNSTPYNFTVKNSHTPLRTSVNVTKVWDDDNNRDGVRPVSVVVNLLADGVIYQTVELNESNKWAYYFTDLYVYKDGKKIKYNFSEEVVDKYTVSYVNNTVDNFTITNTHANTHVPAVTDLNVTKVWDDGNDQDGLRPVGVTVVLSDDVGVVAVYVLNASNGWKHTFTDLPVYSNGDLINYTIEEVAVVGGYVSVVSNSTAYNWTVSNTHVPAVTDLNVTKVWDDGNDQDGLRPVGVTV